Proteins from a single region of Pseudomonas fulva:
- a CDS encoding class II 3-deoxy-7-phosphoheptulonate synthase, which translates to MSQPWSPDSWRSRPIQQQPQYPDAAKLAQVEQTLASFPPLVFAGEARELRKQFAEVTQGRAFLLQGGDCAESFAEFSAAKIRDTFKVLLQMAIVMTFAAGCPVVKVGRMAGQFAKPRSANDETLDGVTLPAYRGDIVNGIGFDAASRTPDPQRLLQAYHQSTASLNLLRAFAQGGFADLHQVHGWNLDFIANSALAQKYHQLADRIDETLAFMRACGMDSAAQVRETSFFTAHEALLLNYEEAFVRRDSLTGDFYDCSAHMLWIGDRTRQVDGAHVEFLRGVGNPIGVKVGPSMTDEDLIRLIDILNPDNDPGRLNLIVRMGADKVEAGLPRLIRTVQREGRQVLWSSDPMHGNTIKASSGYKTRDFAQILAEVRQFFAVHHAEGSYAGGIHIEMTGQDVTECIGGAKPITEAGLSDRYHTHCDPRMNADQSLELAFMIAETLKQVRR; encoded by the coding sequence ATGAGTCAGCCCTGGAGCCCCGACAGCTGGAGAAGCCGCCCCATCCAGCAACAACCTCAGTACCCGGACGCCGCCAAGCTCGCCCAGGTCGAGCAGACCCTGGCGAGCTTCCCGCCCCTGGTATTCGCCGGCGAGGCGCGCGAGCTGCGCAAGCAGTTCGCCGAGGTGACCCAGGGCCGCGCCTTCCTGCTGCAGGGCGGCGACTGCGCCGAGAGTTTCGCCGAATTCAGCGCCGCGAAGATCCGCGACACCTTCAAGGTGCTGCTGCAGATGGCCATCGTCATGACCTTCGCCGCCGGTTGCCCGGTGGTGAAGGTCGGGCGCATGGCCGGTCAGTTCGCCAAGCCGCGCTCGGCCAACGACGAGACCCTCGACGGGGTCACCCTGCCCGCCTACCGCGGCGATATCGTCAACGGCATCGGCTTCGACGCGGCCAGCCGCACGCCCGACCCGCAGCGCCTGCTGCAGGCCTACCACCAGTCCACCGCCTCGCTGAACCTGTTGCGCGCCTTCGCCCAGGGCGGTTTCGCCGACCTGCACCAGGTGCACGGCTGGAACCTGGACTTCATCGCCAACTCGGCGCTGGCGCAGAAATACCACCAACTGGCCGACCGCATCGACGAGACCCTGGCCTTCATGCGCGCCTGCGGGATGGACAGCGCGGCCCAGGTGCGCGAGACCAGTTTCTTCACCGCCCACGAAGCCCTGCTGCTCAACTACGAGGAAGCCTTCGTGCGCCGCGACAGCCTGACCGGCGACTTCTACGACTGCTCGGCGCACATGCTGTGGATCGGCGACCGCACCCGCCAGGTGGACGGTGCCCATGTGGAATTCCTGCGCGGCGTCGGCAACCCGATCGGCGTCAAGGTCGGCCCGAGCATGACCGACGAGGACCTGATTCGCCTGATCGACATCCTCAACCCGGACAACGACCCGGGCCGCCTCAACCTGATCGTGCGCATGGGTGCCGACAAGGTCGAGGCCGGCCTGCCGAGGCTGATCCGTACCGTGCAGCGCGAAGGCCGCCAGGTACTGTGGAGCAGCGACCCGATGCACGGCAACACCATCAAGGCCTCGAGCGGCTACAAGACCCGGGATTTCGCGCAGATACTCGCCGAGGTGCGGCAGTTCTTCGCCGTCCACCACGCCGAGGGCAGCTATGCCGGCGGCATCCATATCGAGATGACCGGCCAGGACGTGACCGAGTGCATCGGTGGCGCCAAACCGATCACCGAGGCCGGTCTGTCGGACCGTTATCACACCCACTGCGACCCACGAATGAACGCCGATCAGTCCCTGGAACTGGCGTTCATGATCGCCGAGACGCTCAAGCAGGTGCGCCGCTGA
- a CDS encoding DUF2897 family protein: MPWYAWLILILAIGSIVGGLLMLRDSAKKLPLSDEQLKRIHEREIEQNAKDAQDR, translated from the coding sequence ATGCCCTGGTATGCCTGGTTGATCCTGATTCTGGCGATCGGCTCCATCGTCGGTGGCCTGCTGATGCTGCGCGACAGTGCCAAGAAGCTGCCGCTCAGCGACGAGCAGCTCAAACGCATCCACGAACGCGAAATCGAGCAGAACGCCAAGGACGCGCAAGATCGTTGA
- a CDS encoding CPBP family intramembrane glutamic endopeptidase — MPLLPRLLLPCCPLSAGVLMGHIQPIGLLWALLFIALVLLPTRLPNGLWSMLVAVASVLLAAHLLPGFRPWEIAQPQRISADAAPYQLRLSWDKLLVGCTLLAWWLGLPPRPGPRPAFVVPIFIVTLLAVPGLALLLGVVAWQPKWPELLGAWLAVNLVVAVLAEELLFRGLLQARLVSRLGTWPGLLVTALLFGAVHIPFSPTFAMVAAVAGLGYGLVMQVSGRLSLAIALHGLVNLVHFTLLSYPLRIV, encoded by the coding sequence ATGCCGTTATTACCCCGCCTGTTACTGCCCTGCTGCCCGTTATCGGCGGGTGTGCTCATGGGTCATATCCAGCCCATCGGCCTGCTGTGGGCCCTGCTGTTCATTGCGCTGGTGCTGCTGCCCACGCGCCTGCCCAACGGGCTGTGGAGCATGCTGGTGGCAGTCGCCAGCGTACTGCTGGCAGCCCACCTGCTGCCTGGCTTTCGGCCTTGGGAAATTGCCCAGCCGCAGCGCATCAGCGCGGACGCCGCGCCTTACCAGCTGAGGCTGTCATGGGACAAGTTGCTGGTGGGCTGCACCCTGCTCGCCTGGTGGCTGGGCCTGCCACCGAGGCCGGGGCCACGGCCCGCTTTCGTGGTGCCGATATTCATCGTCACCCTACTGGCGGTTCCGGGCCTTGCGCTGCTGCTGGGCGTGGTCGCCTGGCAACCGAAGTGGCCGGAGCTGCTCGGCGCCTGGCTGGCGGTCAACCTGGTCGTCGCGGTACTGGCCGAAGAATTGCTGTTTCGCGGTTTGCTGCAGGCGCGCCTGGTGAGCAGGCTGGGGACATGGCCGGGATTACTGGTGACGGCGCTGCTGTTCGGCGCCGTGCATATCCCCTTCAGCCCGACCTTTGCAATGGTGGCTGCGGTAGCGGGGTTGGGTTATGGCCTGGTCATGCAGGTCAGCGGCCGGTTGAGCCTGGCCATCGCCCTGCACGGGCTGGTCAATCTGGTGCATTTCACCTTGCTGAGCTACCCGCTGCGTATCGTCTAG
- a CDS encoding RNA polymerase sigma factor, whose product MTAQPPSAEPADADLLRRYRAGDAAAFTQLYERHRLGLFRFLMGLCGDQAVAEEVFQETWMSLIRSESLQREAAVLFKTWLYQIARNRLIDHWRKQGKRQQREEAFDEQLHDQAMAEPDPERQLSLSQDQARIQAALADLPAEQREVFLLRAHGDLELHEIAELTRTPAETVKSRLRYALQKMRRLLSTAEEVAP is encoded by the coding sequence GTGACTGCCCAACCTCCCAGCGCCGAGCCCGCCGACGCCGACCTCTTGCGGCGCTACCGAGCCGGCGACGCTGCAGCCTTCACGCAACTCTATGAGCGCCATCGCCTGGGGCTGTTTCGCTTCCTCATGGGCTTGTGCGGCGATCAGGCGGTCGCCGAGGAGGTGTTTCAGGAGACCTGGATGAGCCTGATTCGCAGCGAGTCGTTGCAGCGTGAAGCGGCGGTGCTGTTCAAGACCTGGCTGTACCAGATCGCGCGCAATCGCCTGATCGACCACTGGCGCAAGCAGGGCAAGCGCCAACAGCGCGAAGAGGCGTTCGACGAGCAACTGCACGACCAGGCCATGGCCGAGCCGGACCCTGAGCGGCAGCTCAGCCTCAGCCAGGATCAGGCGCGCATCCAGGCGGCGCTTGCCGACTTGCCGGCCGAGCAGCGCGAGGTGTTCCTGTTGCGCGCCCACGGCGACCTGGAGCTGCACGAGATCGCCGAGCTGACCCGCACACCGGCAGAAACGGTAAAAAGCCGCCTGCGTTATGCGCTGCAGAAAATGCGCCGCCTGCTCAGCACGGCCGAAGAGGTAGCACCATGA
- a CDS encoding vWA domain-containing protein, whose amino-acid sequence MGSRSRFVSYSIAGSIVLSLTACSAGQNPSQESLAKPAQSAETPPIAPAIVPAPMTTRLAAPAAREYAYWPQPEASREQYQRLAANPVRSVAEAPVSTFSIDVDTGSYANVRRFLNEGRLPPAEAVRLEELVNYFPYAYPLPTGNAPFGVGTELAVTPWNSQSRLLRIAIKASDMQVAQLPAANLVFLVDVSGSMDRPDGLPLVQSTLKLLVDQLRAQDRVSLVVYAGDSSVVLEPTAGSQKAQIRGAIEQLRAGGSTAGESGIQLAYRQAQQGFIKGGINRILLATDGDFNVGVSDFDSLKALAAAKRKTGISLTTLGFGTGNYNEHLMEQLADAGDGNYAYIDNLREARKVLVEQLSSTLATVARDVKVQVEFNPAQVSEYRLLGYENRALKREDFSNDKVDAGDIGAGHSVTALYEIVPVGNPGWLEPLRYRQAAQTPADHSELAWLRIRYKTPEQNRSRLLETAIQAPGSFTPISDASEDLRFAAAVAAFAQQLSGGQYTGHFDWAATAALARGSRGDDPFGLRNEFLQLVELAQSLQTVDSRTSGAE is encoded by the coding sequence ATGGGCAGCCGTTCCCGCTTCGTGTCGTACAGCATCGCCGGCAGCATCGTGCTGTCGCTGACCGCCTGCAGTGCCGGGCAGAACCCTTCGCAAGAGTCGCTAGCCAAGCCGGCACAGAGCGCTGAAACGCCTCCCATCGCGCCAGCCATCGTCCCGGCGCCGATGACCACCCGCCTGGCTGCACCGGCTGCGCGCGAGTACGCGTATTGGCCGCAGCCAGAAGCCAGCCGCGAACAATATCAGCGCCTGGCTGCCAACCCCGTTCGGTCGGTTGCCGAGGCGCCGGTGTCGACCTTCAGCATCGATGTGGACACCGGCAGCTACGCCAACGTGCGCCGCTTCCTCAACGAAGGCCGCCTGCCGCCCGCCGAGGCCGTGCGTCTGGAGGAGCTGGTCAACTACTTCCCCTATGCCTATCCCTTGCCCACAGGCAACGCGCCGTTCGGGGTCGGCACGGAGCTGGCTGTAACACCCTGGAATTCCCAGAGCCGCCTGCTGCGCATCGCCATAAAAGCCTCCGACATGCAGGTTGCCCAACTGCCGGCCGCCAACCTGGTGTTTCTGGTCGATGTGTCCGGCTCCATGGATCGCCCCGACGGCCTGCCGCTGGTGCAGAGCACCCTGAAGCTGCTGGTGGACCAGTTGCGTGCCCAGGACCGTGTTTCGCTGGTGGTCTACGCCGGGGACTCCAGCGTAGTGCTGGAGCCGACGGCTGGCTCGCAAAAGGCGCAGATCCGTGGGGCGATCGAGCAACTGCGCGCCGGCGGTTCGACGGCGGGGGAGTCGGGCATCCAGCTGGCCTATCGGCAGGCGCAGCAGGGCTTCATCAAGGGCGGTATCAACCGCATCCTGCTGGCCACCGATGGTGACTTCAATGTCGGTGTCAGCGATTTCGACAGCCTCAAGGCGCTGGCGGCCGCCAAGCGCAAGACCGGCATCTCGCTGACCACCCTGGGCTTCGGCACCGGCAACTACAACGAGCACCTGATGGAGCAGCTGGCCGACGCCGGCGACGGCAACTACGCCTATATCGACAACCTGCGTGAGGCGCGCAAGGTGCTGGTCGAGCAGCTCAGTTCGACCCTGGCCACGGTGGCGCGGGACGTGAAGGTCCAGGTCGAGTTCAACCCGGCCCAGGTCAGCGAATATCGCCTGCTCGGCTACGAGAATCGCGCCTTGAAGCGCGAGGACTTCAGCAACGACAAGGTCGATGCGGGGGATATCGGCGCCGGGCACAGCGTGACCGCGCTGTACGAAATCGTGCCGGTCGGCAACCCGGGTTGGCTGGAGCCGCTGCGCTATCGGCAAGCGGCGCAAACACCTGCGGACCATAGCGAACTGGCCTGGCTGCGCATCCGTTACAAGACGCCCGAGCAGAACCGCAGTCGGCTGCTGGAAACCGCCATTCAGGCGCCCGGGTCCTTCACGCCGATCAGCGACGCCAGTGAGGACCTGCGTTTCGCCGCCGCCGTCGCCGCGTTCGCCCAGCAACTGAGCGGGGGCCAGTACACCGGCCATTTCGACTGGGCGGCCACTGCGGCGCTGGCGCGGGGCAGCCGTGGCGATGATCCATTCGGCCTGCGCAACGAGTTCCTGCAACTGGTGGAACTGGCGCAAAGCCTGCAAACTGTCGACTCCCGCACCTCTGGAGCCGAGTAA
- a CDS encoding PLP-dependent aminotransferase family protein, with translation MTNLLLYQRIAQQLADDIRRGVYQPGERVPSVRKMSAQLSVSHATVLQAYANLEDLGLIRARPQSGFYVHQTPALTADTPDIARVERPGLVTRSSIINQVLGEARREGVFPLGAAVPHVDYLPVRALHQQLAKVTRFQSPRAFSYMFSPGFEPLRRQVAIRMRDAGVLVDPSEVVITHGCVDALQMSLRVLTQPGDLIATESPTYYGLLQLADLLGLKVIEIPSDPTTGISVEALQLAASQWPIKALVLTARLSNPLGGTIPEARQKQLLRLASDFDIQIIEDDIYGELMFEQGRTKALKAGDLEGRVVYCSSFSKTLSPGVRIGWIIAGKYQDEVQRLQMFTTHSACSVTQMAVAAYLENGGYDRHLRHIRQEYRKNLSAFQLAIQQYFPEGTQITRPNGGFILWVSLPARVNTKDLHISALQQGISIAPGLIFSNTEQFNHCVRINCGIPWNREAERALMTLGMLATQLCQEAG, from the coding sequence ATGACCAATCTGTTGCTTTATCAGCGTATCGCTCAACAGCTGGCGGATGACATCCGCCGCGGCGTCTATCAGCCTGGCGAGCGGGTGCCCTCGGTACGCAAGATGAGCGCGCAGCTCAGCGTCAGCCATGCCACGGTGCTGCAGGCCTATGCCAACCTGGAGGATCTCGGCCTGATCCGCGCCCGGCCGCAATCCGGCTTCTACGTGCACCAGACGCCGGCGCTGACCGCCGACACGCCGGATATCGCCCGGGTCGAGCGGCCTGGCCTGGTGACGCGCAGCAGCATCATCAACCAGGTGCTCGGCGAAGCACGTCGCGAAGGCGTGTTTCCGCTCGGTGCAGCGGTGCCTCATGTCGATTACCTGCCGGTGCGTGCGCTGCACCAGCAGCTCGCCAAGGTCACCCGTTTCCAGAGCCCGCGGGCGTTCAGCTACATGTTCAGCCCGGGATTCGAGCCGCTGCGCCGTCAGGTGGCGATTCGCATGCGCGATGCCGGTGTGCTGGTCGACCCTTCCGAAGTGGTGATCACCCATGGTTGCGTCGATGCCCTGCAGATGAGCCTGCGGGTGCTGACGCAACCGGGCGACCTGATCGCCACCGAGTCGCCGACCTACTACGGCCTGCTGCAACTGGCCGACCTGCTGGGCCTCAAGGTCATCGAAATCCCCAGCGACCCGACCACCGGGATCAGCGTCGAGGCATTGCAACTGGCGGCCAGCCAATGGCCGATCAAGGCGCTGGTGCTGACCGCGCGCCTGAGCAACCCCTTGGGTGGCACCATTCCCGAAGCGCGGCAGAAGCAGCTGCTGCGCCTGGCCAGCGATTTCGACATCCAGATCATCGAGGACGATATCTACGGCGAGCTGATGTTCGAACAGGGCCGTACCAAGGCGCTCAAGGCCGGCGATCTGGAAGGGCGCGTGGTGTATTGCTCGAGCTTCTCGAAAACCCTGTCGCCCGGTGTGCGGATCGGCTGGATCATCGCCGGCAAGTACCAGGACGAGGTGCAGCGCCTGCAGATGTTCACCACCCATTCGGCGTGCAGCGTCACCCAGATGGCCGTTGCCGCCTACCTGGAGAACGGCGGCTATGACCGTCATCTGCGGCATATCCGCCAGGAGTACCGCAAGAATCTCAGCGCCTTCCAGCTGGCCATCCAGCAGTATTTCCCCGAAGGCACGCAGATTACCCGGCCCAACGGTGGCTTCATCCTCTGGGTCAGCCTGCCGGCGCGGGTCAATACCAAGGACCTGCACATCAGCGCGCTGCAGCAGGGCATCAGCATCGCCCCGGGGCTGATCTTCAGCAATACCGAGCAGTTCAACCACTGCGTGCGCATCAACTGCGGCATTCCGTGGAACCGCGAGGCGGAGCGCGCGCTGATGACCCTGGGCATGCTGGCCACCCAGCTGTGTCAGGAAGCGGGCTGA
- a CDS encoding OmpA family protein — protein sequence MSPLRVGALALMSLAMAGCAGLGDEHTAELDAARASFQAVKEDPQVLRSAPKDVIRAGESLGRAERLAGYWGSADDVAHYAYLSQRYSEIAREHAKLALDQERAARLELERQRLQLALREAKLVSVQEQNAWLEEQIVNLATAQTDRGLVMTLGDVLFDAGEARLKASANRTVLKLVQFLQLNGRRTVRIEGYSDSSGKREENLALSRARAQTVADALIDLGIDAKRIEVQGFGESFPVAENASAKGRAQNRRVEILFSDEQGRLGATR from the coding sequence ATGAGCCCGCTACGTGTTGGCGCGCTGGCGCTGATGAGCCTGGCCATGGCCGGTTGTGCCGGCCTCGGGGACGAGCACACGGCCGAGCTGGACGCGGCCCGTGCCAGCTTTCAGGCCGTGAAGGAGGATCCGCAGGTACTGCGCAGCGCGCCCAAGGACGTGATTCGCGCCGGCGAGTCCCTGGGCCGGGCCGAGCGGCTTGCGGGCTACTGGGGCAGCGCCGACGATGTCGCCCACTACGCCTACCTGAGCCAGCGCTACAGCGAGATCGCCCGCGAGCATGCCAAGCTGGCCCTGGATCAGGAGCGAGCGGCGCGCCTGGAACTGGAGCGACAGCGTCTGCAACTGGCGTTGCGCGAGGCCAAGCTGGTCAGCGTGCAGGAGCAGAACGCCTGGCTGGAAGAGCAGATCGTCAACCTGGCCACGGCGCAAACCGATCGTGGCCTGGTGATGACCCTGGGTGACGTGCTGTTCGATGCCGGCGAAGCGCGTCTCAAGGCCAGTGCCAACCGCACCGTGCTCAAGCTGGTGCAGTTTCTCCAGCTCAATGGGCGGCGTACCGTGCGCATCGAAGGCTATAGCGACAGCAGCGGCAAGCGTGAAGAGAACCTGGCGCTGTCCCGAGCCCGGGCGCAAACCGTCGCCGATGCGCTGATCGACCTGGGCATCGATGCCAAGCGTATCGAGGTGCAGGGCTTCGGCGAGAGCTTCCCGGTGGCGGAAAACGCCTCGGCCAAGGGGCGCGCGCAGAACAGGCGGGTGGAGATCCTGTTCTCCGATGAGCAGGGGCGTCTGGGCGCCACGCGCTGA
- a CDS encoding DUF4398 domain-containing protein: MIYRYTGAALALLLLQGCASDPAPTEQMRLTEQVVEQARTVAAGDTVAELSQAEEKLAQAQAAMAAGAYRTARVQAEQAELDARLAEARVLTLRSQVQLTELNRRIGRLRDQLGAMP; the protein is encoded by the coding sequence GTGATCTATCGATATACCGGCGCCGCTCTGGCGCTGCTGTTGCTTCAGGGCTGTGCCAGCGACCCCGCACCGACCGAGCAGATGCGTCTGACCGAACAGGTGGTCGAGCAGGCGCGTACCGTGGCCGCCGGCGACACCGTTGCCGAGTTGAGCCAGGCCGAAGAAAAACTCGCCCAGGCCCAGGCCGCCATGGCAGCGGGCGCCTACCGCACGGCGCGGGTGCAGGCCGAACAGGCCGAGCTGGATGCACGCTTGGCCGAAGCCCGGGTGCTGACGCTGCGCAGCCAGGTGCAGTTGACCGAACTCAACCGCCGTATCGGGCGTTTGCGTGATCAGCTGGGAGCCATGCCATGA
- a CDS encoding substrate-binding periplasmic protein, translating to MGKRGFGWAGLWVGAAMLLAGGAQAAGKCERLVATGNPEYPPYLWRDPQNPEKLIGATVDLLKAVAEDLGVGIEVIYAGPWSRAQEEVRTGRVDMLAGAFLTVPRLETMDFVHPAFLSTPSVVWVRKGQEFPYASWADLQGRTGDTLVNNSFGQAFDAYARDNLTLEGVSSLSQAFQKLLLERTDYVLYERYPGQALASTLGLQDDLQVLDPPVSSEGLHLALSHNSACNDAWLRGQLAKKMTEFTAAGMPQTLLQRNLQRWKEQQPAAAASVPNQ from the coding sequence ATGGGTAAGCGAGGTTTTGGCTGGGCTGGGCTATGGGTGGGCGCCGCCATGTTGCTGGCTGGCGGCGCCCAGGCCGCCGGCAAGTGCGAGCGGCTGGTGGCCACGGGCAACCCCGAGTATCCGCCCTACCTGTGGCGTGACCCGCAGAATCCGGAAAAGCTGATCGGCGCCACGGTCGATCTGCTCAAGGCGGTGGCCGAGGATCTTGGCGTCGGCATCGAGGTGATCTATGCCGGGCCCTGGTCGCGGGCCCAGGAGGAGGTGCGCACCGGGCGCGTCGACATGCTGGCCGGCGCTTTTCTAACCGTGCCGCGCCTGGAGACCATGGACTTCGTGCACCCGGCTTTTCTGTCCACGCCGAGCGTGGTGTGGGTGCGCAAGGGGCAGGAATTCCCATACGCCAGCTGGGCCGACCTGCAGGGGCGTACCGGCGACACCCTGGTCAACAACAGCTTCGGTCAGGCCTTCGATGCCTACGCCCGCGATAACCTGACCCTGGAAGGCGTTTCCAGCCTCAGCCAGGCGTTCCAGAAACTGTTGCTCGAGCGTACCGATTACGTGCTCTACGAGCGCTACCCGGGGCAGGCGCTGGCCTCGACCCTGGGCCTGCAGGACGACCTGCAGGTGCTCGACCCGCCGGTGTCCAGCGAAGGCCTGCACCTGGCGCTGTCGCACAACTCGGCGTGCAATGACGCCTGGCTGCGCGGACAGCTGGCCAAAAAAATGACAGAATTCACCGCCGCCGGCATGCCGCAAACCCTTCTGCAGCGCAACTTGCAGCGCTGGAAGGAGCAACAGCCCGCAGCGGCTGCCAGTGTTCCGAATCAGTAG
- a CDS encoding alpha/beta fold hydrolase — protein sequence MKKLIPALFVLLAVAAGTLVYLSPAAQLTVYQGVEQWRAGLHERSVSAGDLKLSYYEGGPQGAETVLLVHGFGADKSTWLWFARALTERYHVVAVDLPGFGASDRPHGSYDVGTQTERLAAFVDALGIRRLHLAGHSMGGHIAALYAARYPAQVTSLALIANAGVSAPRRSAFFQRLEEQGDNPLLVASAPQFDELLDWLFVAPPQLPERLHQYLAQRAVADSAHQREIFEHLQQRYLPLEPELPRITAPTLLLWGDQDRILDVSSIETMKPLLKDASVVIIKDCGHAPILERPEESAAAYLKFIDQASQRAAQARQAATTNQ from the coding sequence ATGAAGAAATTGATCCCTGCCCTGTTCGTTCTCCTGGCCGTTGCTGCCGGCACCCTTGTGTACCTCTCGCCAGCGGCGCAGTTGACGGTCTACCAGGGCGTCGAACAGTGGCGCGCGGGGCTGCACGAGCGCAGCGTCAGCGCAGGCGATCTCAAGCTCAGCTACTACGAAGGCGGCCCCCAGGGCGCCGAGACCGTGCTGCTGGTGCATGGCTTTGGCGCGGACAAGAGCACCTGGCTATGGTTCGCCCGGGCGCTGACCGAGCGCTATCACGTGGTTGCCGTCGACCTGCCCGGCTTCGGCGCCAGCGACCGGCCCCATGGCAGCTATGACGTCGGCACCCAGACCGAGCGCCTGGCGGCGTTCGTCGATGCCCTGGGCATCCGCCGCCTGCACCTGGCCGGCCACTCCATGGGCGGGCATATCGCCGCGCTGTATGCGGCCCGCTACCCCGCACAGGTGACCAGCCTGGCGCTGATCGCCAATGCCGGGGTCAGTGCGCCGAGACGCAGCGCGTTTTTCCAGCGCCTCGAAGAACAGGGCGACAATCCGCTGCTGGTGGCCAGCGCACCGCAATTCGACGAGTTGCTCGACTGGCTGTTCGTCGCACCGCCGCAACTGCCCGAGCGTCTTCATCAGTACCTCGCACAACGCGCCGTTGCCGACAGCGCCCACCAGCGAGAAATATTCGAGCACCTGCAGCAGCGCTATCTGCCGCTGGAGCCCGAATTACCGAGGATCACCGCCCCGACGCTGCTGCTGTGGGGCGACCAGGACCGAATCCTCGATGTGTCGAGCATCGAGACGATGAAACCGCTGCTCAAGGATGCGAGCGTGGTGATCATAAAAGACTGCGGCCACGCGCCCATACTCGAGCGCCCGGAAGAAAGCGCTGCTGCTTATCTGAAGTTCATCGACCAGGCGAGCCAGCGTGCCGCTCAAGCACGACAGGCAGCGACCACAAATCAATAG
- a CDS encoding electron transfer flavoprotein subunit alpha/FixB family protein translates to MTILVIAENTNSVLAPATLNTVAAAQKIGGDIHVLVAGQGVGAVAEAAAKIAGVAKVLVADNAAFAHQLPENVAPLVAELGKSYSHVLAAATSNGKNILPRVAAQLDVDQISEIVSVESPDTFKRPIYAGNAIATVQSSAAVKVITVRATGFDAVAAEGGSAAIENVSAGGDAGKSAFVGEELAKSDRPELTAAKIVVSGGRGMQNGDNFKHLYTLADKLGAAVGASRAAVDAGFVPNDMQVGQTGKIVAPQLYIAVGISGAIQHLAGMKDSKVIVAINKDEEAPIFQVADYGLVADLFEAVPELEKLV, encoded by the coding sequence ATGACTATCCTGGTAATCGCTGAAAATACCAATTCCGTGTTGGCACCTGCCACCCTGAACACCGTTGCCGCTGCCCAGAAGATCGGTGGCGACATCCACGTACTGGTCGCCGGCCAGGGCGTTGGCGCCGTTGCCGAAGCCGCTGCCAAGATCGCTGGCGTGGCCAAGGTGCTGGTCGCCGACAACGCTGCGTTCGCTCATCAGCTGCCGGAAAACGTCGCGCCGCTGGTGGCCGAGCTGGGCAAGAGCTACAGCCACGTACTGGCTGCCGCTACCAGCAACGGCAAGAACATCCTGCCCCGCGTCGCCGCGCAGCTGGACGTCGACCAGATCTCCGAGATCGTTTCCGTGGAAAGCCCGGACACCTTCAAGCGGCCGATCTATGCCGGCAACGCCATCGCCACCGTGCAGTCCTCGGCTGCGGTGAAAGTGATCACCGTGCGTGCCACCGGCTTCGACGCCGTGGCGGCCGAAGGCGGCTCCGCTGCCATCGAGAACGTGTCGGCCGGTGGCGACGCCGGCAAGTCGGCATTCGTCGGTGAAGAGCTGGCCAAGTCCGACCGTCCGGAGCTGACCGCTGCCAAGATCGTCGTGTCCGGCGGCCGCGGCATGCAGAACGGTGACAACTTCAAGCACCTGTACACCCTGGCCGACAAGCTCGGCGCGGCAGTGGGTGCTTCCCGCGCTGCCGTGGACGCCGGCTTCGTGCCCAACGACATGCAGGTCGGCCAGACCGGCAAGATCGTCGCGCCGCAGCTGTACATCGCGGTCGGCATCAGTGGTGCCATCCAGCACCTGGCGGGCATGAAGGACTCCAAGGTGATCGTGGCGATCAACAAGGACGAAGAGGCGCCGATCTTCCAGGTGGCCGATTATGGCCTGGTGGCCGACCTGTTCGAAGCCGTACCGGAGCTGGAAAAGCTGGTCTGA